From the genome of Acidimicrobiia bacterium:
ATCGTCCCCACATTCACATGCGGCTTCGAACGCTCAAACTTCGCCTTACCCATGGGATCTCCGTCTCCTCGTGTGTGTTGTCGTGGCCGACGGCGTCGGCACCGTAGCGGCGGGTGGACTCGAACCACCGACTACCCGATTATGAGCCGGGTGCTCTACCTCTGAGCTACGCCGCCCCGAGCCCCCTCCCGGGATTGAACCGGGGACCCCTTCCTTACCATGGAAGTGCTCTGCCGCTGAGCTAAGGGGGCAGTACCCGAAGGCCCCGACAGGATAGCGAGCGGGGAGTGGTCAGTGACCAGTGGCCAGTGGCCAGTGGCCAGTCACCCGTCACCCGACGCCCTTCTGCCCCGCGGACTCCGACTCGCCCGATAGTCGTCGAGTGCGGCCCGGGAACTCAACCAAAGGCCGCCGTGACGAGCCGCTCGCAGACGCCCAGACACCGCGAGCTGTCGCATGTAGGTGCTCGAGTACGGGCTTCCCTCCGCAAGGGCCGCCAGTGTGATCAGTCGGGCGTCTCCTGCCAGCCGAGGCAGGATGAACCGGTTGATGGACTCGCTCACCGCTCGGACCAGGAGCTCTACCAGGCCGGTCGTGTCGTTGCGGTCCGAGCGCTCCAGAGCACGAAGATATCGATCGCGCTGGTCCAATCGGATGACCACCGGCGGGTAGCCGGACTGGATGAGCTCCCAGTTCATCAGCAGCCGCCCCACTCGGCCATTGCCGTCGACGAAGGGGTGGATACGCTCGAACCGGGCATGTCGCCCCGCAGCGCGCGTAATCGGGTGGACAGTTTCGTCAGGCGTCGCTTCGTCAGCCCACGCCGTCATGTCGGCGTGCACCGAGGTTGCCGGTGAGGGGCTGAACCTACCCCGCCCGCCGACCAGCACCCCAGTGCTCCTGAAGGCCCCGGGCTCGTCGCGTGTCGGCGGCGGGAACGCGGCCCATACAGGACCGACGACGAGTCGGTGAACCTGTCGAACGGTCGCAAGGTCGAGAGGTGATTGTGCGGTGGCTGCTGACTCGTAGACCCAGGCAGCCGCAGCCGCATACGCCTTGACCTCCAGCGCTTCTTTGATCGATCCCCGCGCCTCGCCACGCTCGACCACGGCGCGGACGTCCGCCTCGCTGAGCGTGGTGCCCTCGATCGCCGTGGAGTGATGGGTGTCGAGCAGCCAGATCTCTCTCAGAACGTCATCAACTTCGAGGCTGTGGGGCAACCCCCCGAACCGTTCTCGAAGCAGGGCAACTTCTCGATCGACCCGCTCGACGACCTGCTGTGTTGAAGGACGCCCACGCGGCATTACGAATACCTACGCTTGGATTGAGTAGGTCATATCGTAGGTATTCGGGCGCGTCTCGTCTAGGGGTATGCAAGTTCGTCTCAAGAACTCGGTGGGGGGAGAAGGATTCGAACCTCCGTAGGCGTAGCCGGCAGATTTACAGTCTGCTCCCTTTGGCCGCTCGGGCATCCCCCCGGCGAATCGGGAGACTACCTGACCGAAGCAGTCTTCACGGCGGCGCCAGGACCGATAGATTTCAACCCACACGAACCGGAGGAAAGTCCCGACATGGCCGACCAGCCTCGCGATCGCGCTGTCATCTCGTTCGAACAGGCCGAGCGCATGGCGGCCGAACCGCGCTCCGACCCTTTGGGCGGACCCAGGACCGTCGAGTTCCTCACCTTCATCGGTGCCGTGGCCGTGGCGGTGGCCACGATCGCCCTGGTCATCCGGGTCGCCTTCCCGAGTGATCCGATGTTCGACCTCTTCCTCGGATCGTTCGACAACGTGTCGGGTGGGCTCGTGGCCCTCGGCGGGGCCGTCATCGTGTTCGGCACCGGCTACCGCTTCGCCGATCGGGGAGGGGCCATCGGGCGCGGTGCCGGATTCGCCCTCCTCGTGGGGTACGTCCTCGTCCAGGCGGGGTTCGGACTCCTCCTGCTCGACCTCGATCTCGGGGACGCCACGCCGCTCGTGGTGCTCCTCCCGTCGGCAGCGGTCGCCGTGCTGGGCTGGCTCCGCCTCCGCAGCGTTCCGACCCAACTCGCCCTGTTCGCAGTGGCCGTCTCTGCAGTCAGCGCGCTCCTCGTCCTGCTCCAGATCCAGGACTACATCGATCCGACGATGCTGGCGACGAGCACGGCCTTCGGCGCCACACCCGACATCGGGGGTTGGCAGGGGCATCTCGCCTTTGTCGCCCTCGGCGCGGCATGGGTGTGGTTCGCCCGCACCGGCACGCTCCGGCCCCGGAACACGGCGTTCTTCCTCGGGTCGGCATGGGCGGTCGTTTTCGGTCTCGCCCTGTATTCATCGGCCGACGGCTGGATGATCCTCTCGGGAGCGATCGCCCTCGCCCTCTTCATCACGGCGACCCAGTGGCGCAGTTCGGTACTCGCCGCCGTCGGGGCATTCGCCGGCCTGGCGCTGATCGTTCAGCTGATGCTGCTCATCCTCGACGAGCCAACGGCGACCGCCTTCGTCCTCTGGTTCGGCATCCCGGGCCTGCTGGCGCTGGGCGGGGTCTGGGCGCTTTCGAGCCGCAGCACCGAGCAGTCACCGGCACCGACCGTCGACTGACCACGGCTCGATCAGGCTGGCGTCTGGAGCCTGCCCTAACGCTCGATGCCGCCGTGGGCCATCTCGGTGAGGCGATGGACCCGCTCCGGGATCGGCGGGTGCGTCGCGAACATGCGGCCGAGTCCCCCCATGCCGCCGCCTCTGCGCCCGAACGCCTTGAGCGGATCGGCGATGAACAGCTGGGCGGTGGCCTCGTTGACCTTCATCGGGACCTGCGCGGTGCCCTCCTCGAGTTTCTGGAGCGCCCGGGCGAGCGACAACGGTGCGCCGGTCATGGCGGCACCGGTGCGGTCGGCCTCGTACTCCCGCGATCGGCCGATCGACGCCTGGATCACCATCGCGGCCAGCGGGGCGAGGATGTAGGCGAGGATGCCGACGACCGCCATGGCCGGGTTGTTGTTGCGGCGATTGCCTCCCATCCCGGTCCAGAAGGCCATGCGCACCAGGAAGGTGAGCGCGATGGCGACGGTTGCCGCGATGGATGCGATCAGGATGTCGCGGTTCTTGACGTGGCCCAGCTCGTGGGCGAGCACGCCCTCGAGTTCCGACCGGTCCATCAGCTCCAGGATGCCGGTGGTCACCGCTACGGCAGCATGCTTCGGGTTGCGACCGGTGGCGAAGGCGTTGGGCTGCGGTGAGTCGATGAGGTAGATCTTCGGCATCGGCAGGTCCTCGCGCGCCGCCAGGGACCGCACGGTCGAGTACACCTCGGGCAGCTCCTGCTCCGACACCGGCTTGGCCCGCGTCGATGCCAGGGCGATCTTGTGCGAGAAGAAGTACATGGCGAAGTTCATCACGCCGGCGATCCCCAGCGCGATCAGCGCGCCCTGATTACCGCCGACCAGCTGGCCAACGATGAGGAACAGGGCGCCCAGCGACACCATCAGGACGAAGGTCTTCATGTTGTTACGCAGCATGGGCACAGGATACCGAGGCCGGGGGCTTCGGCCACCAGAGTCCGGAACGCGCTGGGAGGCCCGCACGGGGCCTCCCAGCGCATCGGTCAGTTGTGATGAGCTCCTCAGTCGAGGAACGATTCCACCCAGTCCAGCGCGTCTTGCTTGTCCAGTCGCCACACACCACCGGTGCCGCCACAGGCCAGATTGAGCCCGTAGGAGGTGATGCCTGCGATGGTCAGGCTATCTCCGATGAAGTTGGGTCCACCGCTGTCTCCGAAGCAGGTACCTCCGGTGGCCGCGTTGTTCGAGAGCAAGAACGAGAAACCACCCGTAAAGCCAGGAGCATCCTTCTGGATGAGCCATGGGTTGGCCCGGTACCGGATCCGCTCCCCGACTGCAAAGGCGGCGTTCGCCAACTGGAGTCCGTAGCCAACCGACGTGAACGTCGTCTGGCGACCGACCTTGAGGTCGTCGAACTGCCCAGCAGTCGGGAGGCTGCCGTACGCGGGGAGATCCCAGGGCTCGTCGAGTACGACGACCCCGAGATCGTTCAGGAAGAACGCGTTGTCGTCGTAGTCGTAGAAGGTCTCGGGGTCTCCCGTCTCGGTCCAGCCGTCTGCACCCCAGTTGTCGAAGTAGATGTCTTCCGGATCGTCGAAGATCGGATAGCCATTGTCGGGCCGGTCCGTCTCGACGTCTGCGGCAAACCACAGCATCGCCTTGTCCATGCCGTACGTGCAGTGACCGGCGGTCACATACACGGTCGGCGAGATGAGGGTGCCGGAACAACGGTGACTCACCTGGAGCACGTCATCCGTATCAGGATCGTCATCGTGATCCGTGTAGAAGAAATACACGGACATACCGACCATCGGATGATCGTCCCCGTCGAGCTCACCGTTGGTGACCGCCGAACCCGGGACCGCCATCGTGAGCATGAGTACCGCCGTGGCGGCGAGAGTCAGGAATCTTCTGCGCATGAGAAGCACCTCCGTATCGATTCGTGTCTGTCCTCGCCGGGCTGAGCCCCTCGGTCCGACCGCGCGACCCTAACTTGATGTCGGGAATTACGCGCCCGAGCGAATCAACCGACCGAGAACAAACGGCGGAGGCCGTCCAGCCCGCGCAGTTCGTGCTCGCCGCGATCCTCGAGGACGAAGCCCGCATCACCGACGAGCGCAGCCGTCGTCGCCGAGATCAGCACCTCCCCGTCTCTGGCCAGCCCCAAGATGCGTGAGGCCTCGTGGACGGCGACGCCGCGCAGATCTTCGTCAGCAAACTCCACTTCCCCGGTGTGCACCGCAGCTCGCAGACCGAGTCCAAGATCCCCAGCAACTGCGATGAGAGCCCGGGCACAACGAATGGCGCGAGCGGCTCCGTCACAGACCGCGAGCACGCCGTCTCCCGTCATCCGGATTTCGACACCCCGGAACCGGCCCAACTGCTCGCGCATGCGAGTCTCATGTGACGTCACCAGATCGGCCCACGCCGTCGGCCCCATCCGTATCGCCGTGCCCGTCGAGTCGACGATGTCAGTGAACACGATCGTGGTGAGCACGCGCTCCCTGAGCGACTCCAGCGGAGAGATCCATCCCCGCACACCTGTCCAGGAGATCATCTCGAGTGGCTCGCCGCCGACCACCCACGCATCGTGGACCGCCGGGATGTCGACCACCGACATCGGCCCGACATCGAACTCGGTGCCGTCGGACAACAGAATCCCCATCCGCCCAGAGAGCACCACGCCGACATGTCGGAGCATGCACCACTCGGTGCCGACCACCGGCTTGACGTCAGTCGACCATCGCCACCCCGGCTGGTGGACGTCGTGAGACACGGTGAGGCCACCGAGGGTGACCATCTCCGACCGGAGGCGGTCCATCTCGATGACCTCGTCGGGCCCCGCGAACGGCCTGATGTACTTCGCCGTGGTTTCGTCTCGGTCCATGAAGGCTGAAACCTACCGAACGATCACGACCCGACCCGGGCCTCCAGCACCCGAAAATCCCCCAAGCCGCGTGGATGGAGCAGTGCTTCGGCGTCGACGACCTGGCTTCTCAGCACGACGCGGTGCATGGCGTCGCCGCGGCGAGCAGCGTCGAGCTCGGCGACCCGCAGCTCCACCAGCGCCTCGCGGATGCCCCACTCGCTGAGGAACTCGACCTGGCGATGGAGCCGGACCGCTGCTCCGGCTTCGACGGCGACTCGCATCAGCGCTGAGAAGTCGACATCCATCGTGATGTCGGTGGCGCCGGGTTCCAGCAGCGGGTCGGGGCCGAGATGGTGTCCCCGGTAGGTCCTGATGGTCCCCTCGGCGCGTCGGGGGGCCAGGCCGTCCGTGGTGTCGCCGTAGTCGATGACGACCACGGCGCCGCCGGCGAGTCGGTTCAGGACTCCGCGTAACCACGCTCCCGCGGCCAGTTGCACCTCGACCACCGCGTCGTCGGGCACGGACCCGGCGTGGAGGTCCGCCCACGCTGCCACCACGGACCGAGCCTCGACTTCGGCGTAACCGAGCCCTTCGTCTTCGGCGATCACCGCCCGCTCCATCCAGCGTCCCCCTCTCCGCACGGCGACCGCGGCCGGGAGGTTGTCGAGCAGCTCGTTGGCGATGACCACCCCGCGCAGTGGATCGGGGACGGCATCGAAGGTGTCGACGACGACCGCTTCGGGCACCGCCTCGCCGAGGCGCAGCTGCGCCGAAGCCGACACCTCCACCGCGACCGCGGCCACCGGTTCGGCGAGCGCATCGAGCAGCGGACGCAGCAGGCTGCCGGTCCCGGCCGCGACCTCGACGACGCTGAAGGGCTCACCGATCCGTTCCCGCTCGGCGGCGACGAAGCGGGCCAGGGTCTCGCCGAAGAGCGGCGACACTTCAGGGCTGGTGAGGAAGTCACCTTCCTTCTCGGACCGCACCGCGCCTGCCGCGAAGTAGCCGTCGGACGGGTCGTAGAGGGAGATCTCCATGAACCGATCGAACGGCATGGGACCGCGCGCGGTGATTTCATCGCGGATGCGCGCGAGAAGAGAGCTACCAGCCACCGGCTACCGGCTTCCAGCGCCTCAAGTTCACCTCCCAGGATCGCGAGAGGCTAGGCGATCATGGCATCGAGCCCCGGGGGTGCGTCTTCCGAGGCCGCAGGGCGCCCGGGACCGGAACGCGGGAAGTCCGGTAGCCGGTAGCCGGTAGCTAGTAGCGGTAACCGGTAACCGGCTAAGGCTCGACCAGGTCCACCAGTTCCGCGGCCCACGGGCAGAACTGGTTGCCGTGCTGGCTGACGAACTCGTCGTAGCCGAGGTCGTCGATGTACGACACGGTGCCGTCGCATACCTCGATGGTCATGTCGGCGAACTCGACATCCCGGATGTGCCAGTCGTGCCCGAGGTTCACCTCGCCGTCGCCGCGCTCGATGTACCCGTTGGGGATTCCCGGGTTCTCACCGGCGGCGAAGGCGGCACGCGCCCGGGCCGCGGCGTCGCCGGTCAGCAGCACGCGATAGGTCTCGCCATCGGGCGTACGGAACTCGGCGATCACGTCACCGGAGGCCGGTACGGTCGTGGTCGTGGTGTCACCCGCCGAGCCGCCGCAAGCGGCGACCAACAGGCTGATCGTCAGTGCGCCGACGAGGGCGCGGAGGGTCTTGGTCATGGCACCTTCGACGCATCGCAGGTCGCCGCGGTTCCCCACGGCGCACCTCAAGGGGCCAGAGATAGGTGACGATGCAGTAGTGCTTCCGTGGAGAACCCCACCGTGACTATCGATACCCGAAACGTCGCGGTCAGCCGGTATTGGCTGGCCGGCATTCTCCTGGCGGCGAGCGCCGCGCTCGTGGCGCTCTTCGCCGCCGTGGTCAACCAGATCGACGCCACCCGACCCGTCGGCGAGGGCGAGCTGTTCGCCTCCGATGCAGCACTGGTCGCCGAAGTGATCCAGCAGGAGAACGACCTCGACACGGCGGTTCGGACGGCACGCAACCGGCTCGGGATCCTCGCCGTATCGGTGATCGACACCGACTTCACCTATGTGGCATCCTCCTCGCCGAACCTCGTCGGAGCGTCGGTCGACATCCCGTTCTTCAGACGCGACCCGCTGCCGATGCGAGCGCTCACCGCTCCCGCCGGTCACCCGATCCACATCGACGGCATCGAAGAAGCAACTTCAGACCTGGCGATGTATCAGGTGCTCATTCCCGTCGACGACGGCGCCATGGCACTCATGTTCTATGACCTGCGCGACCTGACGGTGCGCAGGGCCACCTCGGACGGCATCACCCCGGTGACGCTCCTCCTCGGCTCGCTCGGAGTGTTGTTCGTGGTCGCCACCGCCGCCCTCATCGCCGGTCGAGCCGGTGCCCGTCGTCGGATCATCGCCGTCATCGAGGAAGCGAAAGAACTCGAGATGCGGGCCGATGAGCTCGCTCAACACAACCGCTCCCTGAGCGAGGCTCGTTCCGCCGCTGAACGAGCCCTCGCCCTGGCCGAGGAGAAGAACCGCATCCGCTCCGAGTTCGTGTTGATGATCAATCACGAGTTGAACACGCCGCTTACCGGGGTGGTGACCAGCGCCGAGCTGATGGCGGCACACCCCGACATGTCGGCCGAGGATCGTCAACACCTCGTCAACGCGATGATCCAACAGGGCGACCTCCTGAAGCGGCTCGTCTCGCGGATGCTCACGCTGGCTCGCCTGGAGAACCGCGGTCTCGGCTACTCCCTGCGTCCGGTGTCGGGCGACGCCCTCATCGCCGATCTGTCTTCCGTGGCCCGCTCCGATATCGCAGATCCGCCGGCGTCCTGGTCGGTGATGACCGACCCGGAGGGGATGGCGTCCGTGCTGTCGGCGTTCGTCGAGAATGCGCTGACCCACGGCGGCGACACCGTCCGGATCGCGTTCACGGAAGGTCTGCTGTTCGAGCCCGACCTGACCATCGGAGAACCTCCGCACGACGGTCGTTACGTGGTGGTCAGCGACGACGGCCCAGGGATCGACCCCGACTTTCTCCCCCGCATCTTCGAGAAGTTCGAGAAGCGAAGCGACAGCCCGGGTACCGGGCTCGGCCTGTACCTGGCACGCCTCATGGTCGAGGCGATGGGAGGGTCGATAGCCGTCACCACCGGACCGACGGGCAGCTCCATCGCCGTCGGTGGCCCAACGCCCCTGGAAGCGACGCTGTGAAACGCGCCCTCGCCTCCATCGTGCTGCTGTCGGCAATCACTGCGTGCAGTGGCACACCCGCCGACGAGAGCCGGGTGGTGCTGAGCGAGTACTCGATGGTCGCCTCGCCCGGCCTCCTCACGGCCGGAGCCGTCGACTTCGAGGTCGAGAATGTCGGGGAACAGGGTCACATGATGGTCATCACCGACGGCCAAGGGACGGTGCTGGCGACCACCGAAGTCATCCCACCCGGGACCACGACGACGCTCCGCGCCGAGCTCGAGGCGGGCCGCTACCTCGCCTCGTGTCGGATCGTGGTCCAACTGCCCGAGGGCCGAATCGTCGACCACCTCGAGGAGGGGATGGTCACCATGCTGCGGGTTTCAGCCGCCGACGGCGGCTCGTAGGCCCTAGCGGCCGAGCGCCCGGGCCGAGTCGCCGACCAGACCGAGCAGGTCCGGGTAGATCCCGACGGCGATCACGACGAGCACGGTGACGCCGATCGCCACCTTGAGCGGCGGCGAGAACGGCGCCCCCTCACGTACTTCGAGTCCGTCGCGCACCGGCTCCATGTACGCCGCCTTGACCACCCGGGCGTAGACCACCAGCCCAATGACCGCGTTGACTGCGGCGATCGCCGCCAGGGCCACTGCCCATCCTGAGGCGGAAGCTGCCCCGATGACCGCCTTGAACATGACGAACTTGGCGAACCATCCGGCGAGCGGCGGGATCCCGGCGAGCGAGAAGAAGAAGATGGCGAGCATCGCCGCGATGGCGGGGGCGTGTCGGTTGAGGCCTGCCCAGTCCTCGAGCTCACCGCTGCCGGTGCGCTTCGCCCCGGCGATGATCACCCCGAAGGCACCGAGGTTCATGAAGGCGTAGATCAGGGTGTAGGTGACCGAGGCGGCGATGGCGTCGCCGAGACCGACCACGTCGTAGCTGGCGGCCATGGCGAACGGCACCAGGATGAAGCCGGCGTGGGCGATCGACGAGTAACCCAGCAGGCGAACCAGGTTGGTCTGGCGCATCGCCACCAGGTTGCCGAGGGTCATCGACAGCACGGCGAGCACCCACAGCAGCGGCCCCCAGATGTGCGGGACGGTGGAGAAGGCCAGGAAGCAGACGGTCAGCATCCCCACCACGCCAGCGGCCTTCGAGCCGACGGACAGATAGGCCGCCACTGGGGTCGGGGCACCCTGGTAGGTGTCCGGCGCCCAGAAGTGGAACGGCACCGCCGCCACCTTGAAGGCGAAGCCGACGATGACAAACACCACGGCGAGGACGAAGGCGGGCTCGCCACCGAGGTCGGCGGCAGCAGCGGCGATCCCGGCGAAGGTGATTTCCCCGGTGAGGCCATAGACCAGCGACATGCCGAACAACATGACCGCGGCTGACATGACACCGGTGAGGAAGAACTTGAGCGCCGCCTCGTTGCTGCGGGTATCGCCCTTGCGCCATCCCGCCAGCAGGAAGGCCGGTGCCGACACCAGCTCGAGCGACACGAAGATCGTGATCAGGTCGCGTGACGAGGCGAGCATCACGGCACCGAGAACCGAAGCGAGCAGCAGGAAGTAGAACTCCCCCTGGTAGTACTCGTCGGCCTCCAGGTAACCGACCGAGAGCAGGATCGTCACGATGGCGGCGACGATGAACAGCCCCTTGAGCACCAGGGCGAAGGTGTCCACCACGTAGGACCCGCCGAACATCACCCGGGCCCCCGTGTCGCTGCACCCGGGCAGGTCACCACATAGCCCGAGGGTCAGGAGCGGGAAGAGAGCCGCCACCAGCCCCACCAGTCCCACCACCCCGGCCAGGTACTTCTTGTGGTCGGGGACGACGAGATCGACCCCGATCACGGCGAGGACCGTGGCCGCGAGGATCAGGTCGGGCGCGAGGGCGTGGTAGTCGAACACTCAGCCCCCGAAGGCCTTCGAGATCAGGTTGGCGACCGCGCCGTTGGTGGCGCCGAAGACGATCTTGGGGAACACGCCGATGGCCAGGATCGTGATCACCAGCGGCACCCAGGCGGTGAGTTCGTAGCGGTCGGCGTCGTGCATGTCCTTGTTGAGCCACTCGTCGGATGCCTCGCCGAGGTTGACCTTCTGGAGCATCCACAACATGTAGCCGGCGGTGAGGATGGTGCCGATGGCTCCGATCACCATGGCCGTGCGGAACACTGACAGGCTCAGACCGTCGAGCGGGTTGAACGCACCGAGCAGCGCCATGAACTCGCCCCAGAACCCGGCGAGACCCGGCAGCCCGAGTGACGCCATGGCGGTAAACCCCAGGATGCCTCCGATGATCGGCAGCACCTTGGCGTTGCCGCCGAGACGGGCCATGTCGCGGGTGTGGTACCGGTGCTGCATCGATCCGGCCAGGAAGAACAGCAGGCCGGTGATGAGCCCGTGGGCGACCATGCCGATGATGGCGGCGTTGATGCCCACCTCCGACAGGCTGGCGATGCCGAGCATCACGAAGCCCATGTGACCGACAGACGAGAAGGCGATAAGCCGTTTCATGTCGGTCTGGGCGAGACACGCCAGGGATCCGTAGATGATGGCGATCACGGCGAGGATGGCGATGATCGGGGCCCATTGCTCTGCCTGGGACGGCAGGATCGGCAGGCTGATCCGGATGATGCCGTATCCGCCGAGCTTCAAGAGGATGGCGGCGAGCAGCACCGAACCGACGGTCGGCGCCGCGGTGTGGGCGTCGGGGAGCCAGGTGTGCAGGGGCCACATCGGGACCTTCACCGCGAAGCCCAGGAGCAGGGCGGCGAACACCCAGGCTCCGAAGGTACCGGCGAACGCACCGGCCTGGCCGGCCTCGGCCAGGGCCACCATGTCGAAGGTGCGCGGGTCGCTCTTGAAGTACAGGGCGAGGAAGCCGAGCAGCATGAACGCCGACCCGAACAGGGTGAACAAGAAGAACTTGATCGAGGCGTAGAGCCTGGTCTCCACCTCCCGCCTGAACCCGGGCAGCTTTATCTTGGTCTTGTCGCCCCAGATCCCGATCATGAAGTACATCGGGAGCAGCACCACCTCGAAGAAGATGAAAAACAGCACCAGGTCGAGGGCGACGAAGGTGCCGTTCATGCCGGTGGCGAGGATCAGGATGAGGATCAGGAACGCCTTGGGGTTGTGCGGCTCCGGCCAGTGGTTCCACGAATACACGATGGCCAGCAGCGTGATGAAGGTGGATAGCACCAGCAGCGGGAGGCTGATCCCGTCGATCCCGATGTGGAACCGGGCGCCAATGGCCGAGATCCAGCTGAGGTCGGTACCCAACTGGAAGCGCTCGGCGGTTCCGGTGTCGAACCGGAGGACGGCGAGGATCGACAACGCGAAGGTGACCACGGAGACGGCGAGCGCGACGAGCTTGACCAGGCCCTCCTTCGCCTTCGGGATGAACAGCAACACGCCCGCCCCGGCCACAGGCAGGAACACGATGAGGCTCAGACCCCACCCGCTCTCGAACCAGTCCATCTCCTTGCCCTCCTCCTAGGTCACGATCAGGAAACCAACGACGAGCACGATCGCCCCCAGGAAGACCGCGCCCACGTACTGCTGAACCTTGCCGGTTGTCGTATACCGCAGCGCCTCACCGGCCTCGGAGGCGCCGCCGGCGATGGCGTTGGCGGCCAGGTCGATACCGCGCTGGTCGAGGCCACCGTAGACGAACCGACCCAGCGTCATCGACACGGCCGCAACCCCGTTGACCACCGAGTCGATGACGTAGGTGTTGGTCCAGTCGACGAACCGAGCCACCGGACCCTTGATCGGCCCGACGACGCCACCCAGGTACAGGTCGTCGATGAAGTACTTCCGCTCGAGGAGCGGGTAGAGCCCGGCGATGCGGAAACGATCGCGCTCCTCCTGGGTGGCCGCATCGCCGCGCCATAGCCGGGTGCCCAGCGCGATGCCGGCTCCGGCGGCAGCCAGGCCGATGACGGCAACGACCAGGTTGAGCGACTCGGCATGGTGGTCACCGGCGGCGAACATCCGGGTGCCCACCCAGTCGGTGAATCCGGTGAAGATCCCGGGCATGTTGACGAAGCCGGCGACGACCGCGAAGAAGGCGAGGGCGTACAACGGATAGAGCATGACCGGCTTGGGGTCGTGCGGATGCCCGTGCCCCTTGTACTCACCGAAGAACGTCAGGTAGACGGTGCGGGCCATGTAGAAGGCGGTGATGAAGGCGCCGACGATGGCGACCACCAACACGAAGGAGGCGAGCGTCCCCCCGGTGCCGCTGGTGGCGTCGTACTGGATGGACGCCAGGATCTCGTCCTTCGACCAGAAGCCGGCGAGCGGAAAGATGCCGGCGAGTGCCAATGACCCGATGAGGAACGTCTTGTAGGTCCCCGGCATGTACTTGCGCAGGCCGCCCATGTCGGTCATCTCGTTGGAGTGGACGGCGTGGATGACCGCACCCGCCCCGAGGAACAGCAGCGCCTTGAAGAAGGCATGGGTGAACAAGTGGAACAGACCGGCGGTGTATGCCCCGGCTCCCATCGCCACCACCA
Proteins encoded in this window:
- a CDS encoding NADH-quinone oxidoreductase subunit M produces the protein MDWFESGWGLSLIVFLPVAGAGVLLFIPKAKEGLVKLVALAVSVVTFALSILAVLRFDTGTAERFQLGTDLSWISAIGARFHIGIDGISLPLLVLSTFITLLAIVYSWNHWPEPHNPKAFLILILILATGMNGTFVALDLVLFFIFFEVVLLPMYFMIGIWGDKTKIKLPGFRREVETRLYASIKFFLFTLFGSAFMLLGFLALYFKSDPRTFDMVALAEAGQAGAFAGTFGAWVFAALLLGFAVKVPMWPLHTWLPDAHTAAPTVGSVLLAAILLKLGGYGIIRISLPILPSQAEQWAPIIAILAVIAIIYGSLACLAQTDMKRLIAFSSVGHMGFVMLGIASLSEVGINAAIIGMVAHGLITGLLFFLAGSMQHRYHTRDMARLGGNAKVLPIIGGILGFTAMASLGLPGLAGFWGEFMALLGAFNPLDGLSLSVFRTAMVIGAIGTILTAGYMLWMLQKVNLGEASDEWLNKDMHDADRYELTAWVPLVITILAIGVFPKIVFGATNGAVANLISKAFGG
- the nuoL gene encoding NADH-quinone oxidoreductase subunit L; the protein is MNAFSTMVLAADVPYTDGGMLAQMAWLIPVVPLVAMFAIVFFGKRLPYRGWELAVFSMGFVAAYGIVLFVANAASGIVYEGAIEVATIGSFTIEWGWVVDGLSIMMYTVVGVVGLLVFIYAKGYMADEVRYTWFFASFTLFGGAMLVLVSAANMIQLIVGWELVGVASYLLIGHYWEDHENNAAAIKAFITNKVADVGLVIGVIIIGVTVGSFRFDDVLAAVANGDSALAQVAFWGGLALFIGAMGKSAQFPLHVWLPDAMAGPTPVSALMHAATMVTAGVYLLGRMFPFYQSEMFGADVKTIIIVIGALTLLLTGLIALVQTDIKKVLAYSTLSQLGYMVVAMGAGAYTAGLFHLFTHAFFKALLFLGAGAVIHAVHSNEMTDMGGLRKYMPGTYKTFLIGSLALAGIFPLAGFWSKDEILASIQYDATSGTGGTLASFVLVVAIVGAFITAFYMARTVYLTFFGEYKGHGHPHDPKPVMLYPLYALAFFAVVAGFVNMPGIFTGFTDWVGTRMFAAGDHHAESLNLVVAVIGLAAAGAGIALGTRLWRGDAATQEERDRFRIAGLYPLLERKYFIDDLYLGGVVGPIKGPVARFVDWTNTYVIDSVVNGVAAVSMTLGRFVYGGLDQRGIDLAANAIAGGASEAGEALRYTTTGKVQQYVGAVFLGAIVLVVGFLIVT